A region from the Acanthopagrus latus isolate v.2019 chromosome 8, fAcaLat1.1, whole genome shotgun sequence genome encodes:
- the has3 gene encoding hyaluronan synthase 3, translating into MPSRCRNALNIVVTTLFAVVVLFTILLAYVTGYQFIHTEQHHLSFGLYGAFLSLHLFLQSLFAFLEHRRMRSPAQPQHLRRSVALCIAAYQEDPDYLRKCLRSIRRISFPGLRVVLVVDGNRPEDRYMMDVFQEVMGGADQAGSMVWKGNFHSDGCGGGGVGGGGRSTVHMEEAARVARLVRSCRYSCIMQEWGGKREVMYTAFKALGDSVDYVQVCDSDTVLDPACTIEMLKILEEDPMVGAVGGDVQILNKYDSWISFLSSVRYWMAFNIERACQSYFGCVQCISGPLGMYRSSLLQRFLEPWYHQTFLGSKCSFGDDRHLTNRVLSFGYKTKFTARSQCQTETPTQYLRWLNQQTRWSKSYFREWLYNALWFHKHSLWMTYESVVTGFFPFFLVATVIHLFYRGRLWNILLFLLTVQLVGMVKATYACFLRGSLVMIFMSLYSLLYMSSLLPAKMFALLTINKAGWGTSGRRKIVVNFIGAVPVTVWALVLLGGVAYTIYCETQEPFSETEKALLITGTILYACYWLILLVLYLAIVAKRCNKREEQYHLPYAEA; encoded by the exons ATGCCCTCTCGCTGCAGGAATGCGCTGAACATCGTGGTCACCACCCTGTTTGCTGTGGTGGTCCTCTTCACCATCCTGCTGGCCTATGTCACAG GCTACCAGTTCATCCACACCGAGCAGCACCACCTCTCTTTTGGTCTCTATGGcgccttcctctccctccacctcttcctccagaGCCTCTTTGCTTTCCTGGAGCATCGACGGATGAGAAGCCCCGCCCAGCCTCAGCACCTCCGTCGTTCAGTGGCCCTGTGTATTGCAGCCTACCAGGAGGACCCAGACTACCTGAGGAAGTGCCTGCGCAGCATCCGTCGAATCTCCTTCCCTGGCCTgcgggtggtgctggtggtggatGGGAATCGGCCCGAGGACCGCTACATGATGGATGTTTTTCAGGAGGTGATGGGCGGGGCTGACCAGGCTGGCAGTATGGTTTGGAAGGGAAACTTTCACAGCGATGGgtgtggaggagggggtgtCGGAGGTGGTGGGAGGAGCACGGTTCACATGGAGGAGGCAGCACGAGTGGCTCGGCTAGTCAGGAGCTGCCGCTACTCCTGTATCATGCAGGAAtggggagggaaaagagaggtGATGTACACGGCCTTTAAAGCACTGGGGGACAGTGTTGATTATGTGCAG GTGTGTGACTCAGACACAGTTCTAGACCCAGCATGTACAATAGAAATGCTGAAGATTCTTGAGGAAGATCCAATGGTGGGAGCAGTTGGTGGAGATGTGCAG ATCCTTAACAAGTATGACTCGTGGATCTCCTTCCTCAGTAGTGTGCGCTACTGGATGGCCTTCAACATTGAGCGGGCATGCCAGTCCTACTTTGGATGTGTCCAGTGTATCAGCGGCCCTCTGGGGATGTACAGGAGCTCTTTGCTACAACGTTTCCTCGAACCCTGGTACCACCAGACCTTTCTAGGCTCCAAGTGCAGCTTTGGTGATGACCGCCACCTCACCAATCGGGTGCTCAGCTTCGGCTACAAGACTAAATTTACAGCGCGATCACAGTGCCAGACTGAAACGCCAACCCAGTATCTACGTTGGCTCAACCAGCAGACTCGATGGAGCAAGTCCTACTTCCGTGAGTGGCTCTACAATGCCCTGTGGTTCCACAAGCACAGTCTCTGGATGACCTATGAgtcagtggtcactggcttctttcccttcttcttgGTTGCCACAGTCATCCATCTCTTCTATCGTGGAAGGTTGTGGAACATCTTGCTCTTCTTATTGACAGTCCAGCTGGTTGGGATGGTGAAGGCCACCTATGCCTGTTTCCTGCGTGGCAGCCTGGTCATGATCTTCATGTCACTCTACTCTCTGCTCTATATGTCCAGCTTGCTCCCTGCCAAAATGTTTGCCTTGCTCACCATCAATAAGGCTGGATGGGGCACCTCAGGCCGCAGGAAGATCGTGGTCAACTTCATTGGTGCTGTGCCTGTCACAGTGTGGGCTTTGGTGCTGCTTGGAGGTGTGGCATATACAATCTACTGTGAAACACAGGAGCCAttcagtgagacagagaaagCCTTGTTGATAACAGGGACGATACTCTATGCCTGCTACTGGCTCATTCTACTGGTGCTGTACCTGGCAATTGTAGCCAAGCGGTGTAACAAGAGGGAAGAGCAGTATCACCTGCCTTATGCAGAGGCATAA